The genomic DNA ACCGATGTAGTGCTGCTTCACGCGGTAGTGAGTGACGGCTTCCTTGGCGTCCTTATCATCCTGGCCCACCTTCATCTTGCTGCCCTTGGCTGCGTCGGTGCGGGTTAGCTTTTCGCTGATGGTGCCACGTTCCTTGGAGAGGTTGCCCTTGACCAATGCGAAGTAATACTTGTCCACTTCATGTTCGCGGATCATGCGGGTCAATTCGCGGAGAGTGTCGCCATGGAGAGCTACCAGCAACATACCGGAAGTTTCCTGGTCTAGGCGGTGCGCAATTGTGGGGCGAAAATCCAGCTGTTCCTTGCGGCCCCATTCCCAAAGATATTCCACTAGGCTTTCGCCGGGCTTGGTGCCGGAACCGGGCTGGCTTGCCAATCCGGAGGGTTTGTTCACCACCAGATAGTCTTCCGTCTGGATCACGATATCCAGTTCCTGTGCGCCCCAGTTAGACTGCTTTTCGGCGCCGGACATGGTCTTTCCCCAGGTAGACTTCTTCTTGGCGAAGCCGGTGACTGCGGATTTATCGCGGGCGGCTGCGGTGCCGGGGAAGGCGATGATGTTGGTTTCTTCGCCGGATTCAAGGGCTGCTTCTCGGGCTGCTTCTCGGGCTGCGTCAACGTCAGCCTTGATCTGTGCGGACTGGGCGCGGCTCATGTCTTTTTCATCGTCGGAAACAGACTTGAAGTTTTCGTAGATGTTTACCAGATCGCCTTCCTGGAGCATCAGGTTGGCCTTGGCCACCACGCCGTTGACGCGGACTTTCTTCTTACGGATGATGGAGAAGAATACGGAGAGGGATTCCTCGGGGAAAGCCTTGCGGAGGAATCGGTCGAGACGCATATTTGCGAAGTTGCGGTCAATCTGGCGAGTAATCATAATTATTTGCTCCTCTTTGCGAAGTGAGCGAGGCGGATGCCGTCGGCGGCGCTGGTGACAATTCCGCCGGAGTAACCTGCGCCTTCACCGAGGACGTAAAGACCCTGGGTGTTGACGCTTTCCAACGTGTCGTTGTTGCGGGTGATGCGGAGCGGCGAACTGGTTCGAGTTTCCGGAGCCACAATCAAACCCTCTTCAATAAAGCCAGGAATCTTCTTGTCGAAATTCTGGAAGCCTTCTGCCAAGGAGGCGCAGATGGTCTTGTCCATCCAATCCCACATGTTGCAGTTTACAAGGCCACAAGGGTATGTTGTTTTCGGGAGGCTGCCGGCGCGGTCCTCGCGCTTGGCCAAAAAGTTCTTGATGGTCTGGGCGGGGGCGGCGTAGTTCTTGCCACCTACAGCGTAGGCGTCTGCTTCAATTTTTCGCTGCAGGTCCAGGCCGCCGAACAATGTGCCTGCGGTCTTGATGTCAA from Fibrobacter sp. UWEL includes the following:
- a CDS encoding RluA family pseudouridine synthase, whose translation is MITRQIDRNFANMRLDRFLRKAFPEESLSVFFSIIRKKKVRVNGVVAKANLMLQEGDLVNIYENFKSVSDDEKDMSRAQSAQIKADVDAAREAAREAALESGEETNIIAFPGTAAARDKSAVTGFAKKKSTWGKTMSGAEKQSNWGAQELDIVIQTEDYLVVNKPSGLASQPGSGTKPGESLVEYLWEWGRKEQLDFRPTIAHRLDQETSGMLLVALHGDTLRELTRMIREHEVDKYYFALVKGNLSKERGTISEKLTRTDAAKGSKMKVGQDDKDAKEAVTHYRVKQHYIGYDLVKIQLETGRMHQIRAHFASIGHPLLGDSRYGDFALNHEVKKELGLHRLFLHSCRLEFTWNGDKIVLDCPLPKELQAVIDQLKRKPYERKENNFQRSRR